From Microcystis aeruginosa NIES-2549, a single genomic window includes:
- a CDS encoding SDR family NAD(P)-dependent oxidoreductase: protein MRTDHKNPKLSCQKLAEVFLSNPLIEDCYFMVREGELVAYLVSSGAWNSEQLSSELQSQLPDNLLPDIYVQISSLPLTDSGDVDETALKNIEIIDDHQVQETEEKLRSLSDIDQVAAVITSKKIKILPLHLSDLLPVKPEKKNDNQESQTPIHLRINTSNTQAGISHGQLLEESELQPKTLAEILQKAAKNHSNKGIIYIQSNGLKIFQSYQQLWEDAQQIQAGLQKQGLQAQDKVILQLSENYDIISAFWGCLLGGFIPVIISVPPSYKDFNNEIHKICQVWQLLDDPIIITNQSRQQEIKYLEQCLPNQTLSLSFIEELKTHSPHQPPIGQPDDIAFFNLTSGSTGIPKCISLTHKNVISRARGTNIICEHQNDDIILNWLPFDHIGSISDWNIRCVELGCQMVYVQTEYILGRPLNWLDLIDQYRITHSWAPNFAYNLINEALKKEPDQNWNLDCVKFFLAAGEAVSGQAVGEFINTLHLQYNLKKTAMRPAFGMAEMGSGITYYQPTEQQPLLFHTVDKSSLNSSLKRVHPEHPNGATFTDLGLPIPGISIRIVNTDNSLLPEETIGHLQVKGHAVSPGYYKNPEANQDAFLKDGWFKTGDLAFISNGHLVITGRSKETIIINGVNYYSHEIETVVETIEEVEVSYTAACAVYDPRNSTDQLALFFSVETFDHQHLAELLKKIRRKVINSFGVNPEYLIPLNKTEIPKTSIGKIQRSQLTKRFANGEFNSILKEIDILLENDQTIPDWFYQKVWKPRSPVNLKTELSKYCSLIFLDSLGLGASLAEKIQGQNLPCITVLAAEEFSQISQNCYTLRPGTANHYQQLMASLSERKIILSNIIHLGTYQDYQGEISTIEQLEKAQERGIYDLLFLVQALAKIHDFNSKIQLLFVSSYSQFVIETDEIAYEKSPVLGLIKTLAQELPWLNTRHVDLPLDQTEINVSYLLQELSVLSKEREIAYRHGKRLIAGLEKVNLLQHSQQELPFKSGGIYLITGGLGGIGRQIAQYLLKNYQARLLLIGKTPLPEKHLWSEYLKVEDQLSLKIKNLQALENLGGEVIYQGVDVANFPQVKQTVEQVKKQWQGELNGVIHLAGIYKDCLLLDETQEGLSTIIRPKVLGTWVLHQLLKESQGIFISFSSLASFFGGAALGSYAAANSFLESLNTYQKSKNLFPSYCYSWTTWQETGISQGYQMQYITRSQGYYDMTVRQGLDSFLTSLYHNQRQLIIGLDGSNGKINRFTSRSEGCQKLTAYYTRKSTVQSVNLPNHVSLKDRLGTSYQCPLVLRQSLPIKDNGDIDKRQLLKELQGKENNELVAPRTEAEHQVAKIWQKVLNLSQIGIHDNFFELGGHSLLASQVISRLRDIFSVELSLHSLLEYPTVASLTQTIEVLNVSKNTQSVCKSGKVMTTAAENYEEGEL, encoded by the coding sequence ATGAGGACGGATCACAAAAATCCAAAATTAAGTTGTCAGAAATTAGCAGAAGTATTTTTATCAAATCCCTTAATTGAAGATTGCTACTTTATGGTACGCGAGGGGGAATTAGTCGCTTATCTCGTTTCCTCTGGAGCTTGGAATTCTGAACAATTGTCCTCCGAGCTACAGTCTCAGTTACCAGACAATCTTCTACCTGATATCTATGTGCAAATTTCCAGTTTACCCTTAACCGATAGCGGTGATGTCGATGAAACTGCATTAAAGAATATTGAAATTATCGATGATCATCAAGTTCAGGAGACAGAAGAAAAACTACGCTCTTTGTCAGATATTGATCAAGTTGCCGCCGTCATTACTTCCAAAAAAATCAAAATTTTACCCCTACATCTATCGGACTTATTGCCCGTAAAACCAGAGAAAAAAAATGATAATCAAGAATCTCAAACCCCGATTCATCTGAGGATTAACACTTCTAACACTCAAGCTGGAATCAGTCACGGACAGCTTTTAGAAGAATCTGAACTTCAGCCTAAAACCTTGGCAGAAATCCTCCAAAAAGCCGCTAAAAATCATTCAAATAAAGGGATTATTTATATTCAATCTAATGGATTAAAAATTTTTCAGTCTTATCAACAATTATGGGAGGACGCTCAACAAATACAAGCCGGATTACAAAAGCAGGGGTTACAAGCTCAAGATAAAGTAATTCTTCAGCTATCGGAAAACTATGATATCATTTCTGCATTTTGGGGGTGTCTTTTAGGGGGATTTATTCCTGTTATTATTTCAGTGCCACCCAGCTATAAAGATTTTAATAATGAAATTCATAAAATATGTCAAGTTTGGCAGTTGTTAGATGACCCTATTATTATCACAAATCAATCCCGTCAGCAAGAGATAAAATATTTAGAACAATGCTTACCTAATCAAACCTTAAGCTTGAGTTTTATTGAAGAATTAAAAACTCATTCTCCCCATCAGCCTCCTATTGGTCAACCGGATGATATCGCGTTCTTTAACCTAACATCAGGCAGTACAGGGATACCGAAATGTATCTCATTAACCCATAAAAATGTCATCTCTCGTGCGCGAGGAACAAACATAATTTGTGAACATCAAAACGACGATATTATTCTTAATTGGCTTCCTTTTGATCATATTGGAAGTATTTCAGACTGGAATATTCGCTGTGTCGAGTTAGGATGCCAAATGGTTTATGTTCAAACTGAATATATATTAGGTCGTCCTTTGAATTGGTTAGATTTAATTGATCAATATCGAATTACTCACAGTTGGGCTCCTAATTTTGCTTATAATTTGATCAATGAAGCTTTAAAAAAAGAACCCGATCAAAATTGGAATTTAGATTGTGTCAAATTCTTTTTGGCGGCGGGTGAAGCCGTTTCCGGTCAAGCTGTTGGAGAATTTATTAACACCCTTCATCTTCAATATAATCTGAAAAAAACGGCGATGCGTCCTGCTTTTGGGATGGCAGAAATGGGTTCAGGGATTACCTATTATCAGCCTACAGAACAACAGCCATTACTCTTTCATACGGTTGATAAATCCTCCTTGAATTCTTCCTTAAAACGAGTCCATCCTGAACATCCCAATGGTGCAACCTTTACGGATTTAGGATTACCCATTCCGGGGATATCAATTAGAATTGTTAATACTGATAATTCCCTATTACCAGAAGAAACCATTGGTCATTTACAAGTTAAAGGTCATGCAGTTTCACCCGGGTATTATAAAAACCCAGAAGCAAATCAAGACGCTTTCTTAAAAGATGGCTGGTTTAAGACAGGAGATTTAGCATTTATTAGTAACGGTCATTTAGTCATTACTGGAAGAAGTAAAGAAACCATTATTATTAATGGAGTGAATTATTATAGCCATGAAATTGAAACTGTAGTGGAAACTATTGAAGAAGTAGAAGTGTCCTACACCGCCGCTTGTGCTGTTTATGATCCTAGGAATAGTACCGATCAATTAGCTTTATTTTTTAGTGTAGAAACCTTTGACCACCAGCATCTAGCGGAACTTCTGAAAAAGATTAGACGAAAAGTCATTAACAGTTTTGGGGTTAATCCTGAATATTTAATCCCCTTAAATAAAACTGAAATTCCTAAAACTTCCATCGGTAAAATCCAGCGATCGCAATTAACAAAACGGTTTGCGAACGGAGAATTTAATTCTATTTTAAAAGAAATAGATATTTTATTAGAAAACGATCAAACCATTCCTGATTGGTTTTACCAGAAAGTTTGGAAACCTCGATCTCCAGTTAACTTAAAAACCGAACTTTCCAAGTATTGTAGTTTAATTTTTCTCGATTCCTTGGGTTTAGGAGCATCTTTAGCAGAAAAAATCCAAGGTCAAAACTTACCCTGTATCACGGTTTTAGCAGCGGAAGAATTTTCTCAAATCAGTCAAAATTGCTATACCCTCAGACCTGGGACAGCCAATCATTATCAACAGTTAATGGCATCTTTGTCCGAGCGAAAAATTATCCTTAGCAATATTATTCATCTGGGGACTTATCAAGACTATCAGGGAGAAATTTCAACAATTGAACAGTTAGAAAAAGCACAAGAGCGAGGAATTTATGATTTATTATTTCTAGTTCAAGCCTTAGCTAAAATTCATGATTTTAACTCAAAAATTCAATTGCTATTTGTTTCCAGTTATAGTCAATTTGTCATAGAAACAGATGAAATTGCCTATGAAAAATCTCCAGTTTTAGGACTGATCAAAACCCTAGCTCAAGAACTTCCTTGGTTAAATACTCGTCATGTTGATTTACCCCTGGATCAAACCGAAATTAATGTCAGTTATCTGCTGCAAGAACTATCCGTTTTATCCAAGGAAAGAGAAATTGCCTATCGCCACGGGAAACGTTTAATCGCAGGTTTGGAAAAAGTCAATTTACTTCAACACAGCCAACAGGAATTACCCTTTAAATCAGGGGGAATTTATCTGATTACCGGAGGACTAGGGGGGATTGGCAGACAAATTGCTCAGTATTTGCTCAAAAATTATCAAGCTCGTTTACTGTTAATTGGAAAAACACCTTTACCAGAAAAACACCTCTGGAGTGAGTACCTCAAAGTCGAAGATCAATTATCCTTAAAAATCAAAAATCTCCAAGCTTTAGAAAACCTTGGGGGAGAAGTCATTTACCAAGGGGTAGATGTGGCTAATTTCCCTCAAGTTAAACAGACTGTAGAACAGGTGAAAAAACAATGGCAAGGAGAACTTAATGGGGTGATTCATCTGGCTGGAATTTACAAAGATTGTTTACTTCTGGACGAAACTCAAGAGGGTTTATCGACAATTATTCGCCCTAAAGTATTAGGAACTTGGGTTTTACATCAACTCCTCAAAGAATCTCAGGGAATTTTTATTAGTTTTTCCTCCTTAGCTAGTTTTTTTGGAGGAGCGGCTTTGGGTTCCTATGCGGCGGCTAATAGTTTCCTTGAATCTTTGAATACCTATCAAAAATCTAAGAATTTGTTCCCCAGTTATTGTTATAGTTGGACAACTTGGCAAGAAACTGGAATTAGCCAGGGTTATCAGATGCAATACATAACCCGATCTCAAGGGTATTATGATATGACGGTGCGGCAAGGTTTAGACTCATTTCTAACGAGTTTATATCACAACCAAAGACAATTAATAATCGGTTTAGATGGGAGTAATGGCAAGATTAATCGGTTCACATCTAGGTCTGAAGGATGCCAAAAGTTAACGGCTTATTACACTCGTAAATCTACAGTTCAATCGGTCAATCTACCTAATCATGTTAGTCTAAAAGATCGATTGGGAACGTCCTATCAATGTCCCCTGGTTCTGCGACAATCTCTCCCTATTAAGGATAATGGAGAT
- a CDS encoding SWIM zinc finger family protein: protein MTEQAWWVQKWLELLDSYRFKKRLERARLYAREGNVLSIDFEDSQVIARVQGSEPEPYIVDLSLAAFSDEEWDYIIKLLSKKAIYSAQLLTGQMPDHIERVFIDSGVNLFPFSLADIRSRCTCPDQANPCKHIGAVYYQLGDRFSVDPFLLLQLRGRTKSQILEALREKRSYSSDNQPLAVSELPTVVEKTAPESAIDRFWQYDEELDPSLVVITPGNENQTILDILGNFPLAAPESDAIEQFLKPIYRQIPQEAMAIALQ from the coding sequence ATGACAGAACAAGCTTGGTGGGTACAAAAATGGTTAGAACTACTCGATTCCTATCGCTTTAAAAAACGCTTGGAAAGAGCTAGACTGTACGCAAGAGAAGGCAATGTTTTAAGTATTGACTTTGAAGACTCGCAAGTTATTGCCAGAGTACAAGGCAGTGAACCAGAGCCTTATATAGTGGACTTATCCCTAGCGGCTTTTAGTGATGAAGAATGGGATTATATTATTAAGCTTCTCTCCAAAAAAGCCATTTATTCTGCTCAATTACTCACCGGACAAATGCCCGATCATATCGAGCGTGTTTTTATCGATAGTGGGGTAAATTTATTTCCCTTTTCCCTGGCCGATATTCGCTCTCGTTGCACCTGTCCCGATCAAGCTAACCCCTGCAAACATATAGGAGCAGTATATTATCAATTGGGCGATCGTTTTAGTGTCGATCCCTTCCTGCTTTTGCAACTGCGCGGCCGAACCAAAAGCCAAATTCTGGAAGCTTTACGCGAAAAACGCTCCTATTCCTCTGATAATCAACCTTTAGCAGTCAGTGAACTCCCCACAGTAGTTGAAAAAACTGCCCCCGAAAGCGCTATCGATCGCTTTTGGCAGTACGATGAGGAGCTAGATCCGTCCCTCGTTGTCATTACGCCGGGGAATGAAAATCAAACCATTCTCGACATTTTAGGCAATTTTCCCCTGGCTGCCCCCGAATCGGATGCCATAGAACAATTTTTAAAACCAATTTACCGACAAATTCCCCAAGAAGCGATGGCGATTGCTTTACAGTAG
- the topA gene encoding type I DNA topoisomerase — MSTLVIVESPTKARTISNYLPSGYRVQASMGHIRDLPASAEEIPPAHKDKSWANLGVDVENDFDPLYVVPKSKSKVVKELKEALKGASELILATDEDREGESISWHLLQVLNPKIPIKRMVFHEITKEAIQAALKNCRSIDENLVHAQETRRILDRLYGYTLSPLLWKKISKGLSAGRVQSVAVRLLVQRERERRAFKTANYWDLKATLEKDKNQFDSKLVTLNGQKVANGSDFDADTGRLLPGRQVTLLDQATAAALKERIQDKIWRVSHTEEKPTLRKPSPPFTTSTLQQEANRKLGISARDTMRIAQNLYEQGYITYMRTDSVHLSDQAISAARHCVEQMYGKNYLSPQPRQYTTKSKGAQEAHEAIRPAGSSFRLPRETGLSGLEFALYDLIWKRTVASQMADARITQIAVNIQVENAGFRSSGKRIDFPGFFRAYVEGSDDPEAAIDDQEIILPALNVGDTPNCRQLEAISHDTQPPARYSEASLVKTLESEGIGRPSTYATILGTIIDRGYAQMRNKTLIPTFTAFAVVSLLENHFPDLVDPKFTSKMEETLDDIATGSAQWLPYLDRFYRGEKGLESQVKERESQINSSTAKSVNLEDLQATIKIGKYGPYLEVSRGDEILTASIPPDLTPADLNPEQVETLLRQKTEGPDKIGLHPDTGEPIYLLVGSYGPYVQLGDVSDDNPKPKRASLPKGVKPEDITPEQAVGLLALPRLLGTHPLTGGKIKASLGRFGPYIVQEEGKEKEYRSLKAGDDILTITLDRALALLAEPKKTRSARGSTKPPLKELGQHPDDGELVGLYEGPYGVYIKHGKTNAKIPEGETAETLTLEQALSALAAKTTTAKKTTTKKTTSTTTKKTTSPSGKTGKSKKV; from the coding sequence ATGTCAACCCTGGTTATTGTCGAATCCCCCACCAAAGCTCGGACGATCAGTAATTATCTGCCTAGCGGCTATCGAGTCCAAGCCTCCATGGGCCACATCCGCGATCTGCCCGCCTCCGCCGAAGAAATTCCCCCCGCCCACAAAGACAAATCCTGGGCCAATTTAGGCGTAGATGTGGAGAACGATTTCGACCCCCTCTACGTCGTCCCCAAAAGCAAAAGTAAAGTCGTCAAAGAATTAAAAGAAGCCCTCAAAGGGGCCAGCGAACTGATCCTCGCCACCGACGAAGATCGGGAAGGGGAAAGCATCAGTTGGCATCTCTTGCAGGTACTCAACCCGAAAATACCCATCAAAAGAATGGTATTTCACGAAATCACCAAAGAAGCAATCCAAGCCGCCCTGAAAAATTGTCGCTCCATCGACGAAAATTTAGTTCACGCCCAAGAAACCCGCCGCATACTCGATCGCCTCTACGGTTATACCCTCTCCCCCCTACTCTGGAAAAAAATCTCTAAAGGTCTATCCGCCGGCCGGGTGCAATCCGTCGCAGTACGTCTGCTCGTGCAACGGGAACGGGAACGACGGGCCTTTAAAACGGCAAATTATTGGGACTTGAAAGCCACCCTCGAAAAGGACAAAAATCAATTCGACTCGAAATTAGTCACCTTAAACGGTCAAAAAGTGGCAAATGGGAGCGATTTCGATGCCGACACCGGCAGACTGCTCCCCGGTCGCCAGGTGACACTCTTGGATCAAGCGACGGCGGCGGCCTTAAAAGAACGCATCCAAGACAAAATCTGGCGGGTTAGCCACACCGAAGAAAAACCCACCCTTCGCAAACCTTCCCCCCCCTTCACCACCTCCACCCTACAGCAGGAGGCTAACCGGAAACTAGGCATATCCGCCAGGGACACCATGCGAATCGCCCAAAATCTCTACGAACAGGGCTACATCACCTATATGCGGACCGATTCCGTCCATCTTTCCGATCAGGCCATCAGCGCCGCCCGTCATTGTGTAGAACAAATGTACGGAAAAAATTATCTCAGTCCCCAACCCCGGCAGTACACCACCAAAAGCAAAGGCGCACAGGAAGCACACGAAGCCATCCGGCCCGCCGGTAGCAGCTTTCGCCTGCCCCGGGAAACCGGCCTGAGCGGACTAGAATTCGCCCTCTACGACCTAATCTGGAAGCGTACCGTCGCCTCACAGATGGCCGATGCCCGCATTACCCAGATCGCCGTTAATATTCAGGTAGAAAATGCCGGATTTCGCTCCTCTGGCAAAAGAATCGACTTCCCAGGCTTTTTCCGCGCCTATGTGGAAGGTTCCGACGATCCCGAAGCCGCCATCGACGACCAAGAAATAATCTTACCCGCCCTCAACGTCGGTGACACCCCCAATTGTCGCCAACTAGAAGCGATTAGCCACGATACCCAACCCCCCGCCCGTTATAGCGAAGCCTCCCTCGTAAAAACCCTCGAAAGTGAAGGAATCGGGCGACCCAGCACCTACGCCACCATTCTCGGCACCATTATCGATCGCGGTTATGCCCAAATGCGGAATAAAACCTTGATTCCCACCTTCACCGCTTTTGCCGTGGTTAGTTTGTTAGAAAATCATTTCCCCGACCTGGTAGATCCCAAATTTACCTCGAAAATGGAGGAAACCCTCGACGATATCGCCACCGGTTCCGCTCAATGGTTGCCCTATCTCGATCGCTTCTATCGCGGGGAAAAGGGGCTAGAAAGCCAAGTCAAAGAGCGCGAGAGTCAAATTAACTCTAGCACCGCCAAATCGGTAAATTTAGAAGATTTACAGGCAACCATCAAGATCGGCAAGTACGGTCCCTATCTGGAAGTCTCCCGAGGCGATGAAATCCTCACCGCCTCCATCCCCCCCGATTTAACCCCCGCCGACCTCAACCCCGAACAGGTAGAAACCCTGCTGCGACAAAAAACCGAAGGTCCCGATAAAATAGGTCTTCATCCCGACACCGGAGAGCCGATTTATCTGCTGGTGGGTAGTTACGGTCCCTACGTCCAGTTAGGAGATGTCAGCGATGACAATCCCAAACCGAAACGCGCCTCCCTACCCAAAGGAGTCAAACCGGAAGATATCACCCCCGAACAAGCAGTGGGTTTATTGGCACTGCCGCGACTGCTGGGAACCCATCCCCTCACCGGAGGCAAAATTAAAGCCAGCTTAGGTCGTTTTGGCCCCTATATAGTTCAGGAAGAGGGTAAGGAAAAAGAATATCGTTCCTTGAAAGCCGGCGATGATATCTTAACCATAACCCTCGATCGAGCTTTAGCCTTATTAGCCGAACCGAAAAAAACTCGCAGCGCCAGGGGTTCCACCAAACCACCCCTAAAAGAATTGGGTCAACATCCCGACGACGGGGAATTGGTGGGATTGTACGAGGGTCCCTACGGAGTTTATATCAAGCACGGTAAGACTAACGCCAAGATTCCCGAAGGAGAAACCGCCGAAACCCTCACCCTAGAACAGGCTTTATCGGCCCTAGCGGCCAAGACAACCACTGCCAAGAAAACCACCACCAAGAAAACTACTTCTACCACTACTAAAAAAACTACTTCCCCAAGCGGTAAAACCGGCAAAAGTAAGAAGGTTTAG